A segment of the Candidatus Hydrogenedentota bacterium genome:
CGGAGCCAGCGTGATAGCGGTGGACAAGACCACGGGCGAAATCGTCTGGAAGGCGCTGGACGATCCGATCGCCAATGGTTCGCCGGTCATTATCACTGCGGGCGGCGCACGCCAACTCATCGTATGGTCCGCGGAGTCGACAGCGTCCCTCAATCCAGCGACCGGCGAGATTTACTGGCGTGAGCCGATGACGACCAGCACAAACGACGCCATCCCGACACCGGTCGCCTTGAATGGCCGCTTGCTGGTCGGAGGGCTGATGTTCGCATTGAATCCAAATCGGCCCGCTGTGACTGTGTTGTGGCCGGGAATCCACCCGGAGGGGAAACGCATCCTGAGCAATACATCGACGGCCGTGTTGCAGGACGACTACGTGTATTCCGCGCGGTCCGGTGGCGCGCTGGTCTGTCTCGACGCGCAGACGGGCGCGGAGTTGTGGTCGACAGACGCGGTCACCGAGCGGGCCAACGGCGCGAGCATTCACATCACACCGGTCGGCGATCAGTGTCTCCTTTACACGGACAGGGGAGACGTCGTTCTGGCGCGTCTCACGCCGCAGGGGTACGATGAGATAAGCCGCGCGCATCTGCTCGAGCCGACCACGCCGTTCGGGGGCAAGAAGTTCGCGTGGCCCCCGCCGGCATTCGCAAACGGGTGCGTCTTCGCACGCAACGACGAGGTACTGGTGTGCGCCCGCCTCTGGAAGTCTCCGAATTGACACATGTTTGACTTGTTTGCGGCCGTCGTCTTACGCGAGGTCCCTCTTATGTACCCAACGCGAACCCCAAAAATAATCACACGATACTGAAGCGAATCTCGGGTGTATAATGCGAGTTGTAGTAGTGGGCGAACGGCAATCGCATGGGTGCCATGCGGGAGGGTGCGTCATGGCGTACGAAATCAAGAAGGTGGACATTTGGGAAGCGGGACTCGAGGACCGGCCGGGTGGGCTTGCCGACAAGCTGGAGCCGTTGGCGAAGGGTAAGCACAACTGCGACTTTGTGCTGGCGCGCCGCACCGGGGCCGGCGGGGCCGTTTTGTACCTGGCGTTGAGCAAGAGTTCCGCGAAGACGGCAGCGTTGGCTGGACTGGGTAAGCCGACCGATCTGTTTGCGCTGCGTATCGAGGGGCCGGACAAGCCCGGGCTGTGCGCGAAAGCCGCGCGGGCCGTGGGTGACGCAGGCATTAGCATGCGCGGCTTAAACGGCGTCGTGTTGGGGAAAAAGACTGTTTTGCACCTTTCGTTCACAAGCGCGGACGACGCCGCCAAGGCGCAGAAGCTTTTGAAGAAGGCGCTCTGATCCCCCACGGATTGGCTTGGTCGAGGTTGTGTACCCGGCGCGGCATTGCAGCCGGCGAGCCGATTACGTGCTCGCGCTCGATCGGCGCATCGTTTTCGGTGCGCGAACGCGGATGACGGGTCACGAGTTCTTGCTGGGCGGCGCGGATGCCGCGTCCGGCTGTGGTATCGAATACGTGCGCTTCAAATCGGCGAGTCGCTGTTTCATTTCCGAAACAACCTTCGCATACGCGGAATCGCCGTACACGCTGCGCATCTCGCCCGGGTCCTTGTCGAGATCGAACAGCTCCCACTGATCGGCGTCGTAATAGTGAATCAACTTGTACCGCTCCGTGCTCACGCCTTCGTGGCGTGGGACGTTATGCTCGCCGACTTCGTAGTAGTGGTAGTAGATGGCCTCGCGCCAATCGCTTGGCGTCTGCCCTTTGAGCAAGGGTACAAGACTGCGTCCGTGCATGTCCGCTGGGGGGACGAGCCCCGCCGCTTCAAGAAACGTCGGCGCGTAATCGATGTTTTGCGTTAGCCGCTCGACGCGCGTGCCGGGCTTCACTTGGCCCGGCCAACGAACGAGCAACGGCATTGCCAGCGATTCGCGGTACATCCAGCGCTTGTCGTAAAGCCCGTGTTCGCCAAGGTAAAACCCCTGGTCGGAGCTGTAGACAACGATCGTGTTCTCGGCCAGGCCTTTTTCGTCGACGTAATTCAGGAGACGCCCCACGTTGTCGTCCACAGACGCAACGCAGCGGAGGTAGTCCTTGATGTAGCGCTGGTATTTCCATCGCACGAGATCGTCGCCCTGGGGATTCTGTTTCAGGAACGCCTCGTTCGACGGGCCATACGCGACATCCCAGCGCGCCTTCTGCTCGGGCGTCATGCGTTCGGTCTCGCCGTTCTTCATGTCGCGGCCGAGCGCATCTGGAGTGTTCAAGCCCGGGACCTTCAAGTCGTAGTCGAACATCAGATGCTTGCCGATCATCGCCTCATTCCCGGCGAGCACCGGCGCGCGGTTCGCATAGTCGTCAAACAAACTCGGCGGTTCGGGGATCGAGACATCTTCGTACAACGTCAGGTGCTTGGGACCGGGCGCCCACGTGCGGTGCGGGGCCTTGTGCTGGCACATCAACAGGAACGGTTTGTCCGGGTCACGCCCGCGGTCGAGCCAGTCAATCGCCAGGTCCGTGATGATGTCCGTTACATACCCTTCAATACGGCGCTTTCCCGCGGGACCGATGAAGTCGGGGTTGTAATATGTCCCCTGGCCCGGGAGAATCTCCCAATGGTCGAACCCCGTCGGATCGGTCACGAGATGCCACTTGCCGATCAGCGCCGTCGCGTATCCTGCGTGTTGCAGCAATTTCGGAAACGTCGTTTGATCGCCGTTAAAAGTGTCGGCATTGCTCCGCATGCCATTCGCGTGGCTATGCTTCCCGGTCAACACCGTGGCGCGGCTGGGCGCGCAGATGGAGTTGCCGCACGAGTTGCGAAGGAACAGCGCGCCCTCACGCGCAATCCGGTCGATGTTTGGCGTTTGGTTGATGCGCGAACCGTAGGCGCCGATTGCCTGCAGCGCATGATCGTCGCTGAAAACGAATAGAATGTTCGGGGGCGCGCTCGATTTTTCGGCCTGGCCGCGGCCGATGCCCGCTGCCATCCCGAGCGTCGTGGCTGCCAGAAAACTCCGGCGCGACACCTGCACCGTTTCGCTCCGATCCGTCATCGCGCAATCCTGCTGTAACGCCGATGGCGGTAGTGTAGCGGCCTGCCCGTCGAATTACGAAGCCGCAAAACGGGACGCGCAGGACATACGGACAGCGTCGAATCGAATTGCGCTGCCTACGCAGCTTTG
Coding sequences within it:
- a CDS encoding PQQ-like beta-propeller repeat protein — translated: MLRISHGHCTAWVVAAFFAATAPADDWPQFRGPGRDGVWREVGALAPFPAEGLKVLWRTPVGIGWSSPIVAEGCVYLCDAQLTKPLAKERVLCFDSSTGMLRWQYESGVSFPDWAYVHGQGGGPTATPIFDAGRVYAMGPFGHLHCLYADDGSLVWRKNLDEQFDIRLLSVRPSPLIDGNLLIAFIGGLPGASVIAVDKTTGEIVWKALDDPIANGSPVIITAGGARQLIVWSAESTASLNPATGEIYWREPMTTSTNDAIPTPVALNGRLLVGGLMFALNPNRPAVTVLWPGIHPEGKRILSNTSTAVLQDDYVYSARSGGALVCLDAQTGAELWSTDAVTERANGASIHITPVGDQCLLYTDRGDVVLARLTPQGYDEISRAHLLEPTTPFGGKKFAWPPPAFANGCVFARNDEVLVCARLWKSPN
- a CDS encoding sulfatase, whose translation is MAAGIGRGQAEKSSAPPNILFVFSDDHALQAIGAYGSRINQTPNIDRIAREGALFLRNSCGNSICAPSRATVLTGKHSHANGMRSNADTFNGDQTTFPKLLQHAGYATALIGKWHLVTDPTGFDHWEILPGQGTYYNPDFIGPAGKRRIEGYVTDIITDLAIDWLDRGRDPDKPFLLMCQHKAPHRTWAPGPKHLTLYEDVSIPEPPSLFDDYANRAPVLAGNEAMIGKHLMFDYDLKVPGLNTPDALGRDMKNGETERMTPEQKARWDVAYGPSNEAFLKQNPQGDDLVRWKYQRYIKDYLRCVASVDDNVGRLLNYVDEKGLAENTIVVYSSDQGFYLGEHGLYDKRWMYRESLAMPLLVRWPGQVKPGTRVERLTQNIDYAPTFLEAAGLVPPADMHGRSLVPLLKGQTPSDWREAIYYHYYEVGEHNVPRHEGVSTERYKLIHYYDADQWELFDLDKDPGEMRSVYGDSAYAKVVSEMKQRLADLKRTYSIPQPDAASAPPSKNS